One stretch of Halobaculum marinum DNA includes these proteins:
- a CDS encoding sensor histidine kinase — translation MLRTRAARRTPALLAASIFLLAVVHVVLDDDAVVVEAAEASILLVFALALAFVTWRVDHESFEPERVARVAATGLATGVVVGSLSALYLGARRVTNEPITEAWFIVSIGWSLGASAGGLVGYYVERVRDERAAQMRVAGRLTVLQRVLRHNIRNEVTIMRGIAQSARASTDDPAIADDLDRLCGHVDRVYGLSEKAQTLANLWGGPATVETDLATVTRAEVDRFREAHPDTNLAVSLPERADAVAHPDTEAAIREALENAVVHNDPAELSVDVRVACEDDEVLVEVVDDGSSVPEEELAAIRATRELPLQHVTGLGLWVIYWVVELSDGRLDMANCDPSGVRVEMRFPAVEAGDA, via the coding sequence GTGCTTCGAACCCGGGCGGCCCGTCGAACGCCCGCCCTCCTAGCGGCGTCGATTTTCCTCCTCGCGGTGGTCCACGTCGTCCTCGACGACGACGCCGTCGTCGTGGAGGCCGCCGAGGCGTCGATCCTGCTCGTGTTCGCGCTGGCGCTCGCGTTCGTCACGTGGCGCGTCGATCACGAGTCGTTCGAACCCGAGCGCGTCGCCAGAGTGGCCGCCACGGGACTGGCGACGGGTGTCGTCGTGGGGTCGCTGTCTGCGCTGTACCTCGGCGCTCGGCGGGTGACGAACGAACCGATCACCGAGGCGTGGTTCATCGTCTCGATCGGGTGGAGCCTCGGCGCCAGCGCCGGCGGCCTCGTCGGCTACTACGTCGAGCGCGTCCGCGACGAGCGGGCCGCACAGATGCGCGTCGCCGGTCGCCTCACCGTCCTCCAGCGGGTACTCCGACACAACATCCGCAACGAGGTGACGATCATGCGGGGCATCGCACAGAGCGCTCGCGCGTCGACGGACGACCCCGCCATCGCCGACGACCTCGACCGCCTGTGTGGGCACGTCGACCGCGTGTACGGCCTCTCGGAGAAGGCCCAGACGCTCGCGAACCTGTGGGGCGGCCCCGCGACCGTCGAGACGGACCTCGCGACGGTGACGCGCGCGGAGGTCGACCGCTTCCGCGAGGCGCACCCCGACACGAACCTCGCCGTCTCGCTGCCCGAGCGTGCCGACGCGGTCGCCCACCCCGACACCGAGGCGGCGATCCGCGAGGCCCTCGAGAACGCCGTCGTCCACAACGACCCCGCGGAGCTGTCGGTCGACGTGCGCGTGGCCTGCGAGGACGACGAGGTGCTCGTCGAGGTGGTCGACGACGGGTCGAGCGTCCCCGAGGAGGAGCTGGCCGCGATCCGAGCGACACGGGAACTGCCGCTCCAGCACGTCACGGGCCTGGGGCTGTGGGTCATCTACTGGGTCGTCGAACTGTCCGACGGTCGCCTCGACATGGCGAACTGCGACCCCAGCGGCGTCCGTGTCGAGATGCGCTTCCCGGCGGTCGAGGCAGGCGACGCGTAG
- a CDS encoding enoyl-CoA hydratase/isomerase family protein yields the protein MADVTEFSDGIVRLERDDDGVATIRLNNPDKRNALSVAMTDGIEAALDDIEGGDTRCVVVEGAGPAFCAGGDISSMLERQDSDAPVDHAVRHVIQDIGRCVKRLYECEFPTVARVDGAAFGAGANLAIACDVTALHEDAQIGFGFREVGLAVDSGTSYLLPKLVGENVAKELVYTEELLSAERAEELGVVNHAVPDDQFDAKFSMLVDRIASGPTVALRTSKRLIRSEFATLGEAIEHEAGAQAAVLESEDHTEGVDAFTDKRQPEFEGR from the coding sequence ATGGCAGACGTCACCGAGTTCTCCGACGGCATCGTGCGCCTCGAACGCGACGACGACGGCGTCGCGACGATCCGACTGAACAACCCCGACAAGCGCAACGCCTTGTCGGTCGCGATGACCGACGGCATCGAGGCCGCCCTCGACGACATCGAAGGTGGCGACACCCGCTGTGTCGTCGTCGAGGGGGCAGGGCCGGCGTTCTGTGCGGGCGGGGACATCTCGTCGATGCTGGAGCGACAGGACTCCGACGCGCCCGTCGACCACGCGGTCCGGCACGTCATCCAGGACATCGGCCGCTGTGTGAAGCGACTGTACGAGTGCGAGTTCCCCACCGTCGCGCGGGTCGACGGCGCGGCGTTCGGCGCGGGCGCGAACCTCGCCATCGCCTGCGACGTGACCGCGCTCCACGAGGACGCCCAGATCGGGTTCGGCTTCCGCGAGGTCGGCCTCGCCGTCGACTCGGGCACCTCCTACCTCCTCCCGAAACTCGTCGGCGAGAACGTCGCGAAGGAACTCGTGTACACCGAGGAGCTCCTCAGCGCCGAACGCGCCGAGGAGTTGGGCGTCGTCAACCACGCCGTCCCGGACGACCAGTTCGACGCGAAGTTCTCGATGCTGGTCGACCGCATCGCGTCGGGGCCGACCGTCGCCCTGCGCACCTCCAAGCGGCTCATCCGTTCGGAGTTCGCGACGCTCGGCGAGGCGATCGAACACGAGGCCGGCGCGCAGGCGGCCGTGTTGGAGTCCGAGGACCACACCGAGGGCGTCGACGCGTTCACCGACAAGCGCCAACCGGAGTTCGAAGGCCGGTAG
- a CDS encoding Mur ligase produces the protein MNDRPLQYGGEPLPTPSLFDRVRDYLSRGPRHEELLASADIRIGVSGIRGKSSTSKQLGQILGERGYDTYTKVTGDHPTSYHNGREIPIRRSGPRVTLYENIDLIREYVPQLAVTDPDDAVVMENQAITEYTMRMVNERFLKPDVLVFCNVRQDHNDTLGADRQTIARSFARAVPEGCHVISGEQHEVIHDYLRAEIEKRGATIEQVVIPERHRGLIGAETIHAIDHTLRHIGEEPLPAERADEMLDAIQPEWAHLPVGRVFNAAKVNEIESTELFRRALVEGDDDESVPVVGEPPADEPERVLPFVFLRRDRRGRTASFVEYVNVLAERDLIDRVHVGGAYTGVFARNVDVPAVEHDTDDTSADEVLDALLAEDLPVMFMANTVDPFMRALTAEVEHREREARGEEPVAPLPDY, from the coding sequence GTGAACGACCGACCGCTCCAGTACGGCGGCGAGCCGCTCCCGACGCCGTCGCTGTTCGACCGCGTGCGCGACTACCTGTCGCGAGGGCCGCGTCACGAAGAACTGCTCGCGTCGGCCGACATCCGCATCGGCGTCTCGGGCATCCGCGGGAAGTCGTCGACGTCGAAACAGCTCGGTCAGATCCTCGGCGAGCGCGGCTACGACACGTACACGAAGGTCACCGGTGACCACCCGACTTCCTACCACAACGGCCGGGAGATCCCGATCCGCCGCTCGGGGCCGCGCGTGACGCTGTACGAGAACATCGACCTGATCCGCGAGTACGTCCCGCAACTCGCCGTGACCGACCCCGACGACGCGGTCGTCATGGAGAATCAGGCGATCACCGAGTACACGATGCGGATGGTGAACGAGCGCTTCCTGAAGCCCGACGTGCTCGTGTTCTGTAACGTCCGCCAGGACCACAACGACACGCTCGGTGCGGACCGGCAGACGATCGCCCGGTCGTTCGCCCGGGCGGTGCCCGAGGGCTGTCACGTGATCAGCGGCGAACAGCACGAGGTGATCCACGACTACCTCCGTGCAGAGATCGAGAAGCGCGGTGCGACCATCGAGCAGGTCGTGATCCCCGAGCGCCACCGGGGCCTCATCGGGGCGGAGACGATCCACGCCATCGACCACACGCTCCGGCACATCGGCGAGGAGCCGCTGCCCGCCGAGCGCGCCGACGAGATGCTCGACGCCATCCAGCCAGAGTGGGCACACCTCCCCGTCGGGCGGGTGTTCAACGCCGCGAAGGTGAACGAGATCGAGTCGACGGAGCTGTTCCGCCGCGCACTCGTCGAGGGCGACGACGACGAGTCGGTCCCGGTCGTCGGCGAGCCACCGGCCGACGAGCCCGAGCGGGTGCTCCCGTTCGTGTTCCTCCGCCGCGACCGCCGTGGCCGGACGGCGTCGTTCGTCGAGTACGTGAACGTGCTCGCCGAGCGGGACCTGATCGACCGCGTCCACGTCGGCGGCGCCTACACCGGCGTGTTCGCCCGCAACGTCGACGTGCCCGCCGTCGAACACGACACTGACGACACATCCGCCGACGAGGTGCTCGACGCGCTCCTCGCGGAGGACTTGCCGGTGATGTTCATGGCGAACACGGTGGACCCGTTCATGCGCGCGTTGACCGCCGAAGTGGAGCACCGCGAGCGCGAGGCGCGCGGTGAGGAGCCGGTCGCGCCGCTCCCCGACTACTGA
- a CDS encoding halocyanin domain-containing protein: MSDPLRSDATADATGLTRRRLLATVGAGGAAALAGCSGGGAQTESGPYDGYLADAAGFDGEVVDRTGADEVTVAVGAGDGFGFDPAAVRVSPGTTIVWEWTGMGSRHNVAAEDGSFGSQYYASEGQTYSREFTDAGVVKYYCDPHRNLGMVGVVEVVDE; this comes from the coding sequence ATGAGCGACCCCCTCCGATCCGACGCGACCGCAGACGCGACGGGGCTCACCCGCAGACGACTGCTCGCGACCGTCGGCGCCGGCGGCGCCGCGGCGCTGGCCGGGTGTTCCGGCGGCGGCGCGCAGACCGAGTCCGGTCCGTACGACGGCTACCTCGCGGACGCCGCCGGCTTCGACGGCGAGGTCGTCGACCGGACCGGCGCCGACGAGGTGACCGTCGCCGTCGGTGCCGGCGACGGCTTCGGGTTCGACCCAGCCGCGGTGCGCGTGTCTCCCGGCACGACCATCGTCTGGGAGTGGACCGGGATGGGCAGCCGACACAACGTCGCCGCCGAGGACGGCAGCTTTGGAAGCCAGTACTACGCCTCCGAGGGGCAGACGTACTCCCGCGAGTTCACCGACGCGGGCGTGGTCAAGTACTACTGCGACCCGCACCGCAACCTCGGCATGGTCGGCGTCGTCGAGGTCGTCGACGAGTAG
- a CDS encoding mandelate racemase/muconate lactonizing enzyme family protein: MAPADDVPTPDDVRVTVTERSLPLRSPLGTATGEIDERPVFLVGLTGAFADGSPCRGIGEAAPLPPWTESVEDCRHALADARETVATGGAVALDDLPPAARHALSLASADARARRDGVTLSQALAAATADGGDPAESVRVNATVGDGSVAATVAAAESAVSEGFDCLKCKVGARPVDEDTERLRAVRDAVGDDVALRADANGAWGREEAERAVDALADVGLEYLEQPVPAADHEALRALRGRGVAIAVDETVNTPASTAEWPDPIEEYADVAVLKPMALGGPGETVAVARDLRDRGVDTVVTTTIDGAVARTAAVHVAAAVPGGDDRAHGLATGALLERDVVDDDPAPVDAGRITVPAGPGVAGDAFDGVQNR, encoded by the coding sequence ATGGCGCCCGCGGACGACGTTCCGACGCCCGACGACGTGCGCGTGACCGTCACCGAGCGGTCGCTGCCGCTTCGCTCGCCGCTCGGCACCGCGACCGGTGAGATCGACGAGCGACCGGTGTTCCTCGTCGGCCTCACCGGCGCGTTCGCCGACGGGTCGCCGTGCCGCGGGATCGGCGAGGCGGCCCCGCTACCGCCGTGGACCGAGTCTGTCGAGGACTGTCGGCACGCGCTCGCCGACGCCCGCGAGACGGTCGCGACGGGGGGTGCGGTCGCGCTCGACGACCTGCCGCCCGCCGCGAGGCACGCGCTGTCGCTCGCGAGCGCCGACGCGCGGGCGCGGCGCGACGGGGTCACGCTGTCGCAGGCGCTCGCGGCGGCGACCGCCGATGGCGGTGACCCAGCCGAGTCGGTCCGAGTCAACGCCACCGTCGGCGACGGCTCGGTCGCCGCCACCGTCGCCGCCGCAGAGTCGGCCGTGAGCGAGGGCTTCGACTGCCTGAAGTGCAAGGTCGGCGCGCGACCCGTGGACGAGGATACCGAGCGTCTGCGGGCGGTCCGAGACGCCGTGGGCGACGACGTGGCACTCCGGGCCGACGCGAACGGTGCGTGGGGCCGCGAGGAGGCAGAGCGTGCGGTCGACGCACTCGCCGATGTCGGGCTGGAGTACCTCGAACAGCCCGTCCCCGCCGCCGACCACGAGGCGCTGCGCGCGCTCCGCGGTCGCGGCGTCGCCATCGCGGTCGACGAGACGGTGAACACCCCCGCCAGCACCGCCGAGTGGCCCGACCCGATCGAGGAGTACGCGGACGTGGCGGTGTTGAAACCGATGGCGCTCGGTGGCCCTGGCGAAACCGTCGCAGTCGCTCGCGACCTCCGCGACCGCGGCGTCGACACGGTGGTGACGACGACCATCGACGGGGCGGTCGCACGGACCGCCGCGGTCCACGTCGCCGCGGCGGTGCCCGGCGGCGACGACCGTGCCCACGGCCTCGCGACGGGTGCCCTACTGGAGCGGGACGTGGTCGACGACGACCCTGCCCCGGTCGACGCCGGTCGGATCACCGTTCCGGCGGGTCCCGGCGTCGCGGGCGACGCGTTCGACGGCGTGCAGAACCGATAG
- a CDS encoding long-chain-fatty-acid--CoA ligase, with protein sequence MTNLVTHVGSTVEEHPDETAVSFKGTDITYRELWGQTGAFASGLADAGVEAGGRVGIYLPNLPQFVVGFHGTLRAGGVVVPMNPQYKAREIKHMLSDSGAEVVVTLPDLAGHVAEVRDDTDVHTVVTVGEAVEGTVSFEEFVGAPEFDTVDRADDDIACQPYTSGTTGTPKGVLLTHDNLASNAEMSASLVPGGISTDDRQLGVLPLFHIYGMTVVMNATLFDGGAYYPLPAWDAQQAFDLIESAELTMMHGVPAMYNDMINQPDAADRDLSSLRLCGVGGSGIPVEVLRRFEELFDAKIYEGYGLTETSPVTHFNTPGKGRRVGSIGKTLPGVSAMIVDHDFEQVPPVDEGPVDEEDVDLDDITGEVVVSGPNVMQGYHNRPDANEEVFTEWDGKRWFHTGDIGYHDADGYFYIVDREKHMINTAGYNVYPREVEELLFEHEAVADAAVVGIPDDRRGETVKAFIVPKPGTDVTPDAIKQYCLDNLAEYKHPRQVEFVEELPRTTTGKVQKFELRGE encoded by the coding sequence ATGACAAACCTCGTCACGCACGTCGGTTCGACCGTCGAGGAACACCCCGACGAGACCGCCGTCTCGTTCAAGGGCACCGACATCACGTACCGGGAGCTGTGGGGGCAGACCGGCGCGTTCGCGTCCGGACTGGCCGACGCCGGCGTCGAGGCCGGCGGGCGGGTCGGCATCTATCTGCCGAACCTCCCGCAGTTCGTGGTCGGGTTCCACGGCACGCTACGCGCGGGCGGGGTCGTCGTCCCGATGAACCCGCAGTACAAGGCCCGAGAGATCAAGCACATGCTCTCCGACTCCGGCGCCGAGGTGGTGGTCACGCTCCCCGACCTCGCGGGCCACGTCGCGGAGGTACGCGACGACACGGACGTCCACACCGTCGTCACGGTCGGCGAGGCCGTCGAGGGAACCGTCTCCTTCGAGGAGTTCGTCGGCGCCCCCGAGTTCGACACAGTCGACCGCGCGGACGACGACATCGCGTGTCAGCCGTACACCTCCGGGACGACGGGGACGCCGAAGGGTGTCCTCCTCACCCACGACAACCTCGCGTCGAACGCGGAGATGTCCGCGTCGCTCGTACCCGGCGGCATCTCGACCGACGACAGACAGCTGGGCGTGCTCCCGCTGTTCCACATCTACGGCATGACCGTCGTGATGAACGCGACGCTGTTCGACGGCGGCGCGTACTACCCGCTCCCCGCGTGGGACGCCCAGCAGGCGTTCGACCTCATCGAGTCGGCCGAACTGACGATGATGCACGGGGTGCCCGCGATGTACAACGACATGATCAACCAGCCCGACGCCGCCGACCGCGACCTCTCCAGCCTCCGGCTGTGTGGCGTCGGCGGGTCGGGCATCCCCGTCGAAGTGTTGCGCCGCTTCGAAGAGCTGTTCGACGCGAAGATCTACGAGGGGTACGGTCTCACCGAGACCAGCCCGGTCACCCACTTCAACACACCCGGGAAGGGCCGTCGGGTCGGCTCCATCGGCAAGACGCTGCCGGGCGTCTCGGCGATGATCGTCGACCACGACTTCGAGCAGGTGCCGCCGGTCGACGAGGGGCCCGTCGACGAGGAGGACGTCGACCTCGACGACATCACGGGTGAGGTCGTCGTCAGCGGGCCGAACGTGATGCAGGGGTACCACAACCGCCCGGACGCCAACGAGGAGGTGTTCACCGAGTGGGACGGCAAGCGCTGGTTCCACACCGGCGACATCGGCTACCACGACGCGGACGGCTACTTCTACATCGTCGACCGCGAGAAGCACATGATCAACACCGCCGGGTACAACGTCTACCCGCGCGAGGTCGAGGAGTTGTTGTTCGAGCACGAGGCGGTCGCCGACGCCGCGGTCGTCGGCATCCCGGACGACCGGCGCGGCGAGACGGTGAAGGCGTTCATCGTCCCCAAGCCAGGCACGGACGTGACGCCCGACGCGATCAAACAGTACTGCCTCGACAACCTCGCGGAGTACAAACACCCGCGCCAGGTAGAGTTCGTGGAGGAACTGCCGCGGACGACGACCGGGAAGGTCCAGAAGTTCGAACTGCGCGGCGAGTAG
- a CDS encoding 2Fe-2S iron-sulfur cluster-binding protein: MTEYTVEFVGTGEEITVSDKQTILNACIEEGIAQEYSCRVGMCLACTAEIVEGEVAQDAAVARALTEEEAETYALTCMARAQSDLKLDRGKYPPSIENDAAAGAGAAADDD; this comes from the coding sequence ATGACCGAGTACACGGTGGAGTTCGTCGGCACCGGCGAGGAGATCACGGTGTCCGACAAGCAGACCATCCTGAACGCCTGCATCGAGGAGGGGATCGCGCAGGAGTACTCCTGTCGCGTCGGGATGTGTCTGGCCTGTACCGCAGAGATCGTCGAAGGCGAGGTGGCGCAAGACGCCGCCGTCGCGCGGGCGCTCACAGAGGAGGAGGCCGAGACGTACGCGCTGACGTGCATGGCGCGCGCGCAGTCTGACCTGAAACTCGACCGCGGGAAGTACCCGCCGAGCATCGAGAACGACGCCGCGGCGGGCGCCGGTGCGGCCGCAGACGACGACTGA
- a CDS encoding aminoglycoside N(3)-acetyltransferase, which yields MSEHDAVGRTDAPLTTDAIRADLRDLGVDPGETALVHSSLSAMGWVAGGAPTAVDALLGAVTATGTLAVPTHSTQLSDPTDWENPPVPDDWVDTIKAEAAPYRPELTPTRLMGAIPECLRDYPGAIRSRHPTTSFAAWGADAEAVTADHAYDSPMGEASPLARLYDRDALIVRIGVDANTSLHLAEYRADYGGTPEANGGPVLVDGERRWVEFEEPESRDDFRDIEAAFEAEHPERVWRGTVGDAETTVCRMRPLVDFAVAWMERNR from the coding sequence ATGAGCGAACACGACGCCGTCGGGCGGACCGACGCCCCGCTGACGACCGACGCCATCCGCGCGGACCTGCGCGACCTCGGCGTCGACCCCGGCGAGACGGCGCTGGTCCACTCGTCGCTGTCGGCGATGGGGTGGGTCGCCGGCGGCGCACCGACTGCCGTCGACGCGCTGTTGGGTGCCGTCACCGCCACGGGGACGCTCGCAGTGCCGACCCACTCGACACAGCTGTCGGATCCGACCGACTGGGAGAATCCGCCGGTCCCGGACGACTGGGTCGACACGATCAAGGCGGAGGCAGCGCCGTACCGACCCGAACTCACGCCGACGCGACTGATGGGAGCGATCCCGGAGTGTCTACGCGACTACCCGGGTGCGATCAGGAGCCGCCACCCGACCACCTCGTTCGCGGCGTGGGGCGCCGACGCCGAGGCCGTCACCGCCGACCACGCGTACGACTCGCCGATGGGAGAGGCGTCGCCGCTCGCACGGCTGTACGACCGCGACGCGCTGATCGTCCGGATCGGCGTCGACGCGAACACGTCGCTGCACCTGGCGGAGTACCGCGCCGACTACGGCGGCACGCCCGAGGCCAACGGCGGACCGGTGCTCGTCGACGGCGAGCGCCGGTGGGTCGAGTTCGAGGAACCCGAGTCGCGCGACGACTTCCGCGACATCGAGGCCGCGTTCGAGGCTGAACACCCCGAGCGCGTGTGGCGGGGAACCGTCGGCGACGCCGAGACGACCGTCTGCCGGATGCGACCGCTCGTCGACTTCGCGGTGGCGTGGATGGAACGGAATCGCTGA
- a CDS encoding MBL fold metallo-hydrolase, whose protein sequence is MTDPSSVDADAPDPVESGSLGGDPGGEVAATTLARLLRDGERVSVLDVRDRPEFEAWHLDGRGVTARQVPHVQFVAAGARGEPTAPLPDDLSEPIVVVCGHGEASADTATRLAAAGVDAVNLAGGMDAWAETYLAEPLVRRGDLTVLQYQRPSSGCLAYLVVAGEGDDREALVVDPLRAFADRYVADAAEYGATLRYAVDTHVHADHVSGVRAVREATGAEAVLPAGATDRGLDFEATLLADGDALSVGDATVSALHAPGHTSELTCLRLHREDPAAADMLFTGDALFLRSVGRPDLEAGDDGARELATAAYDTLHDRLFALPEDTLAAPGHFADIADARGHAYAAPLSALADLDVLALDREAFVDRVASSLPPRPANFERIVATNLGLETMDDAEAFEAELGPNNCAIG, encoded by the coding sequence GTGACTGACCCCTCCAGCGTCGACGCCGACGCTCCCGACCCCGTCGAGTCCGGGTCGCTCGGCGGCGACCCCGGCGGCGAGGTCGCGGCGACGACGCTCGCACGACTGCTGCGCGACGGGGAACGCGTCTCCGTCCTCGACGTGCGCGACCGCCCGGAGTTCGAGGCGTGGCACCTCGACGGCCGGGGCGTGACCGCCCGACAGGTCCCGCACGTCCAGTTCGTCGCCGCGGGCGCCCGTGGTGAGCCGACGGCGCCGCTCCCCGATGACCTCTCTGAACCAATCGTCGTCGTCTGTGGGCACGGAGAGGCCAGCGCCGACACGGCGACTCGACTCGCGGCCGCCGGCGTCGACGCCGTAAACCTCGCCGGCGGCATGGACGCGTGGGCAGAGACATACCTTGCAGAGCCGCTGGTGCGGCGGGGGGACCTGACGGTGTTGCAGTACCAGCGCCCCTCCTCGGGCTGTCTGGCGTACCTCGTGGTCGCGGGTGAGGGTGACGACCGCGAGGCGCTCGTGGTCGACCCGCTGCGCGCCTTCGCCGACCGCTACGTCGCCGACGCCGCCGAGTACGGGGCGACGCTCCGGTACGCCGTCGACACGCACGTCCACGCCGACCACGTCAGCGGCGTGCGCGCGGTCCGGGAGGCGACCGGCGCCGAGGCGGTGCTCCCGGCGGGTGCGACCGACCGTGGCCTCGACTTCGAGGCGACGCTGCTCGCCGACGGTGACGCGCTCAGCGTCGGCGACGCCACCGTGTCGGCCCTGCACGCCCCAGGCCACACGAGCGAGTTGACCTGCCTCCGACTCCACCGCGAGGACCCGGCCGCCGCGGACATGCTGTTCACCGGCGACGCGCTGTTCCTCCGGAGCGTCGGTCGGCCCGACCTGGAGGCGGGCGACGACGGCGCACGCGAGTTGGCGACGGCAGCGTACGACACGCTCCACGACCGTCTGTTCGCGCTCCCCGAGGACACGCTCGCGGCGCCCGGCCACTTCGCGGACATCGCGGACGCACGCGGGCACGCCTACGCCGCGCCGCTGTCGGCGCTCGCGGACCTCGACGTGCTCGCGCTCGACCGCGAGGCGTTCGTCGACCGCGTCGCCTCGTCGCTGCCGCCGCGCCCCGCCAACTTCGAGCGCATCGTGGCGACGAACCTCGGGCTGGAAACGATGGACGACGCGGAGGCGTTCGAGGCAGAGTTGGGGCCGAACAACTGCGCGATCGGGTAG
- a CDS encoding poly-gamma-glutamate biosynthesis protein PgsC/CapC gives MIVATLVAALGFLATAYITQTRGLRIGGTIVVPTLAIYTLKYFIALPVFVLSTAFGYLFLGAVRDRTLLYGRDEFVAALVGGSLAPFVAYAILVAIAPEQAISARPVVFLGSLLPGLAAYNIHQTKPAYRRQDILYATGLLVVLLGLGGLLISPRTAPLLGEAAPLVLFAATADVAVARGAVVEGYLAPNVDARTTVIALLTVGAVASEVVRRRFGVRLGVISLALLALFALTTQWLLVLFVLAFVVCYAVVWLVHRRTLIYGRVLISTACAIGVLVALGFTLAIPDATGLIFGERIPVLRGLSAIFVGVIAGVDAYSVHTTPPAERREQAALAVATFVALLVLARSVTEPFARGVLQEFGRTHVVVAAVVVIACLAVAAHYCIEKPSDEAVHSASVLSGGDGA, from the coding sequence GTGATTGTCGCAACCCTCGTGGCCGCGCTCGGCTTTCTCGCGACCGCGTACATCACCCAGACGCGAGGGCTCAGAATCGGTGGGACGATCGTCGTCCCGACGCTTGCCATCTACACGCTGAAGTACTTCATCGCGCTCCCGGTGTTCGTCCTCAGTACCGCCTTCGGCTACCTGTTCTTGGGAGCCGTGCGCGACAGGACGCTGCTGTACGGTCGCGACGAGTTCGTCGCCGCCCTGGTCGGGGGGTCGCTCGCGCCGTTCGTCGCCTACGCGATCCTGGTGGCCATCGCCCCCGAACAGGCTATCTCGGCACGCCCGGTGGTGTTCCTCGGGTCGCTGCTCCCGGGGCTCGCGGCGTACAACATCCACCAGACGAAGCCGGCCTACCGCCGGCAGGACATCTTGTACGCGACCGGGCTGCTCGTCGTCCTGCTGGGCCTCGGAGGGCTGCTGATCTCCCCGCGAACGGCGCCGCTGCTGGGTGAGGCGGCGCCGTTGGTCCTGTTCGCCGCGACCGCGGACGTGGCCGTCGCTCGTGGCGCCGTCGTCGAGGGCTACCTGGCGCCGAACGTCGACGCGCGGACGACCGTGATCGCGCTGTTGACGGTCGGCGCGGTCGCCAGCGAGGTCGTCCGCAGACGCTTCGGCGTCCGCCTGGGCGTCATCTCGCTGGCGCTGTTGGCGCTGTTCGCGCTGACGACGCAGTGGCTGCTCGTGCTGTTCGTGCTCGCGTTCGTCGTCTGCTACGCCGTCGTGTGGCTCGTCCACCGGCGGACACTCATCTACGGTCGCGTCCTGATCAGCACCGCCTGTGCGATCGGCGTCCTCGTCGCGCTCGGATTCACACTCGCGATCCCGGACGCGACGGGCCTGATCTTCGGGGAGCGGATCCCGGTGCTCCGGGGCCTCTCTGCGATCTTCGTGGGCGTAATCGCCGGCGTCGACGCTTACAGCGTCCACACCACGCCGCCGGCCGAGCGGCGCGAACAGGCGGCGCTCGCGGTCGCCACGTTCGTCGCGCTGCTCGTGCTCGCGCGCAGCGTCACCGAACCGTTCGCCCGGGGAGTCCTCCAGGAGTTCGGGCGGACGCACGTCGTCGTCGCCGCCGTCGTCGTCATCGCGTGCCTCGCCGTGGCCGCCCACTACTGCATCGAGAAACCGAGTGACGAGGCGGTTCACTCGGCGTCGGTGCTGTCCGGAGGTGACGGCGCGTGA